GCGTGCGTTTGCGCGTCGCCGTGGCGGCGCTGCGCTCAGTGGAGCATCGCGGCGGCCTCGATGCCTTCCTGATCAAGGCGTCCGAGACCGAGCTTTCGACCGGCGCCCGCGCGCTCAAGCGCGAAATCCATAAGAAGCAGGTCTCCGCGTAAATCGACCGTCGTGCGCGGGCCAGACCCGCGCATCCAGACTGGACTCGCCTGCGCCGGTTTGGCGTTCAGGCTTCAGTGCATGGTCACGACCGGCAGACGTTTTGTGCGCGCGCGATTTTGCGGCGGTGTCGGCTCGGCCTTTTCGTCAAACAGTTCGGCCAGTTTTTCGGTCATCGCCCCGCCAAGCTCTTCCGCATCGACGATCGTCACCGCGCGGCGGTAATAGCGGGTCACATCGTGGCCAATGCCGATGGCGATCAATTCGACCGGCGAGCGGGTCTCGATCTCCTCGATAATGTAACGCAGATGCCGTTCGAGGTAATTCCCGGGATTGACCGACAGCGTTGAATCGTCGACCGGTGCGCCGTCCGAGATCATCATCAGGATGCGCCGCTGTTCGGGCCGCGCGAGCAGGCGCTTATGCGCCCAATCGAGCGCCTCGCCGTCGATATTCTCCTTGAGCAGGCCCTCGCGCATCATCAGGCCCAGATTCTTGCGCGCCCGACGCCAGGGTGCGTCGGCGGCCTTGTAGATGATGTGGCGCAGGTCGTTGAGGCGGCCGGGCGACGGCGGTTTGCCGGCCTGCAGCCAGGCCTCGCGCGATTGACCGCCCTTCCAGGCGCGGGTGGTGAAACCCAGAATCTCGACCTTCACGCCGCACCGTTCCAGCGTGCGGGCGAGAATATCGGCGCAGGTCGCCGCAACGGTGATCGGACGGCCACGCATCGAACCCGAATTGTCGAGTAGCAGCGTCACGACCGTATCGCGGAAATCCATGTCTTTTTCGCGCTTGAAGGACAATGGCTGCTGCGGATCGATAACGATGCGCGAGAGTCGTGCCGAATCGAGCATGCCTTCTTCGAGGTCGAACTCCCATGAGCGGTTCTGCTGCGCGAGCAGGCGGCGCTGCAACCGATTGGCGAGGCGGCCGACGACGGAAGACAGATTCTGCAATTGCTTGTCGAGATAGGCGCGCAACCGCTCCAATTCTTCGGGTTCGCACAGAGCTTCGGCCGCAATGGTTTCGTCGAATTTGCGCGAAAAGGCCTGATAATCCGGCGCCCGCACTTCGGTCCGCGCCTTCGGCGGCGGACGGTGGGCATCGGCAGCCTGATCGCCTTCGCCGAGATCGCCTTCTTCTTCGGCCTCGAATTCGCCCGAGGCGGCATCGATGGAATCGGCCTCGGTTTCGCCATCGGCTTCGGCGGTTTCGGTCGTCTGCGATTGGGCGCTGTCGGCGCTCTCGTCCCGCTGGCCCTCGAAGGCCTCGTTATCGTCGCCACCGGCCTGCTGATCGTCGCTCTGCTCGGTTTCCTCATTGTTGGTGTCGGAGCCGAGATCCTCGCCCATGTCTAGCGCGGAGAGCACACGCCGGACCGAAAGCCCAAAGGAACGCTGGTCCTCGATCGAGGCGGCAAGCTGGTCGAGGTCGCGCCCGGCGCGCTGCTCGATGACGGGGCGCCACAGATCGACGAGATGCTGCGCGCTCTTTGGCGGCTTTTGGCTGGTGAGCCGTTCGCGCACCATCAGCGCGACTGCCTGTTCGAGCGGGGCCTCGGCGCGCTCGCGAATCTCGCCAAAGCGCGCGTGCTGGAAACGATCCTCAAGCATGGCGCCAAGATTTTGCGCCACGCCTTCCATACGCCGTGCCCCGATGGCCTCGACGCGCGCCTGTTCGACGGCCTCGAAGACAGCGCGCGCCTGCGGTGTCTGTGGCAGCAGGCGGCGGTGCACATTCGCGTCGTGGCAGGCAAGCCGTAGCGCCATCGCATCCGCATTGCCGCGCAGGATGGCCGCGTCCTGGCGCGTCAGTTTACGGGGCGGCTCCGGCAGGCGAACCCGTGTCCCGGCATTGGCACCAGCGAGATTTGGTTTTTCCGCGGCATAGGTCACATCAAGCTGCGGCAGGTTTGCCATTGCCTTCAGGCAATTGGCGACCGCACGCTTGAAAGGCTCCTGCGGCGCCTCGGCCTTGCCTGGCGGCTTATGGTTCGAACCCGCCATGTCAGCTCATCGCGACATTCGCCGCGCTTTCCGGCAAATCCTGCCCAAAGCAACGCTGATAGAATTCGGCGACCAGCGTGCGCTCGAGTTCGTCGCATTTGTTGAGGAACGTCAGCCGGAAGGCAAAGCCGATATCTTTAAAGATTTCGGCATTTTCAGCCCAGGTGATGACCGTGCGCGGGCTCATGACGGTCGAGAGATCGCCGGCCATGAACGCGTTGCGGGTCAAATCGGCGACGCGAACCATTTTGCCGACCTGATCGCGCGTCTCTTTCGTCTTCTGATAGGCTTTCACCTTCGAAAGGACGATGCCGACTTCTTTGTCATGCGGCAGATAATTCAGCGTCGCGACAATCGACCAGCGGTCCATCTGCCCTTGATTGATCTGCTGCGTGCCGTGATAGAGGCCCGATGTATCGCCAAGGCCGATCGTGTTCGTTGTCGAGAACAGCCGGAAAGCCGGGTGCGGCTTGATCACGCGGTTCTGGTCGAGCAGCGTCAGCCGGCCGGAGACTTCGAGCACGCGTTGGATGACGAACATCACATCCGGGCGGCCGGCGTCATATTCGTCGAAACAGAGCGCGATATTGTTCTGCAACGCCCAAGGCAAAATGCCGTCGCGGAACTCGGTGACCTGCTTGCCGTCCTTCAGCACGATTGCGTCCTTGCCGACGAGATCGATGCGCGAGACATGGCTGTCGAGGTTGATGCGCACGCAGGGCCAGTTAAGCCGCGCCGCCACCTGTTCGATATGCGTCGATTTGCCGGTGCCGTGATAGCCGCTGATCATAACGCGGCGGTTCTTCGCAAAGCCGGCGAGAATGGCGAGCGTGGTGTCGCGATCGAAAAGATAGTCGGGATCGACGTCGGGGACGTGCGTGTCCGTCTGCGAAAATGCCGGCGCTTCCATGTCGGAATCGATGCCGAACACCTGCCGCACCGAGATTTTCATGTCCGGCAGGGCTTTGAGGGCCTCTTCGCCGGCTAAAGAATTGGCTACCATTCTTCCTCCGTTCCGCCTTTCGCGGCCACGCTATAGCACGCTGGCCATGCGGCGGAGCGCGGAATTCGTGTCGCACCCGAAAGCCGCAGGCTCCCGAACGGCGGACGCTGAAACTAAGCGAGTTTAACCGATTTCAGATACGAATAAGCGCGAATGATTTCGCGCAATTTGTCTTCGAGCGAGCGGTCACCGCCGTTCGCATCAGGGTGCAGGCGCTTCACCATGTCTTTGTAACGGCTACGAATTGTCGTTGCATCCGCGGTTTCATCAAGGCCGAGCTGATCGAGCGCTTTACGCGCCGCTATGCCATGCTTGGGCTTCGGCGGTTCTGCCGGCTTATGCGGCGCGGCCCGCGCGCCAAAAATATTGAGCGGGTCCGTATATTGTGACGGGTCGCCGTGCGCTTGCGGGCCGCCGGCGCCATTGTTGCCCATGACCCAGGTCGGGCGGTGACCGGTGGAGGCGTCGCGCTGATAGAGCGCCACAGCCTCGGCACTCATGCCCTGAAAATAATTGTAAGTAGCATTATAGGCGCGCACATGCTCCAGGCAGAAGGTGAAATATTCATTTTCGCGCTGCCAGCCCATCGGCGCGCGAAACTCGCCCGGTTCGTTGCAGCCGGGATGGTCACAGCGCGCCTTGGGAGCGGCCTGTACGGGCTGCTTGGCCTTCGGCTTGGCCCTGACACGATCGAAGAGAGGCGAATTCAAATCCATGGCGCGATACTACGAATGTCTCTGCGGTGGCCGCAAGCCGCCGCGTCCGGTAAAAGACAAGAGCGGGTTTGCGATGAAGGAAAGTTTCGATGAGCAACGAGCCTAATATAGCCGAGCGCATCAAGCAAAAGTTACAGGCCGGTCTGGCGCCGGTTTCGCTCGCCGTGGTTGACGATTCGCACCGTCATGCCGGGCACGCACATGCCATGGAACACGCGGCCAAGACCGGCAAAGTGGGCGAGACCCATTTTAAAGTCAAAGTGGTGTCTGAAAGCTTTCGCGGCAAGAGCCTGGTGACGCGTC
This Methylovirgula sp. DNA region includes the following protein-coding sequences:
- the rpmB gene encoding 50S ribosomal protein L28, whose amino-acid sequence is MSRRCELTGKAVLVGNLVSHSNRKTKTRFLPNLVRVTLTSESLGRSVRLRVAVAALRSVEHRGGLDAFLIKASETELSTGARALKREIHKKQVSA
- a CDS encoding DnaJ domain-containing protein codes for the protein MDLNSPLFDRVRAKPKAKQPVQAAPKARCDHPGCNEPGEFRAPMGWQRENEYFTFCLEHVRAYNATYNYFQGMSAEAVALYQRDASTGHRPTWVMGNNGAGGPQAHGDPSQYTDPLNIFGARAAPHKPAEPPKPKHGIAARKALDQLGLDETADATTIRSRYKDMVKRLHPDANGGDRSLEDKLREIIRAYSYLKSVKLA
- the cobS gene encoding cobaltochelatase subunit CobS, coding for MVANSLAGEEALKALPDMKISVRQVFGIDSDMEAPAFSQTDTHVPDVDPDYLFDRDTTLAILAGFAKNRRVMISGYHGTGKSTHIEQVAARLNWPCVRINLDSHVSRIDLVGKDAIVLKDGKQVTEFRDGILPWALQNNIALCFDEYDAGRPDVMFVIQRVLEVSGRLTLLDQNRVIKPHPAFRLFSTTNTIGLGDTSGLYHGTQQINQGQMDRWSIVATLNYLPHDKEVGIVLSKVKAYQKTKETRDQVGKMVRVADLTRNAFMAGDLSTVMSPRTVITWAENAEIFKDIGFAFRLTFLNKCDELERTLVAEFYQRCFGQDLPESAANVAMS
- the cobT gene encoding cobaltochelatase subunit CobT, whose product is MAGSNHKPPGKAEAPQEPFKRAVANCLKAMANLPQLDVTYAAEKPNLAGANAGTRVRLPEPPRKLTRQDAAILRGNADAMALRLACHDANVHRRLLPQTPQARAVFEAVEQARVEAIGARRMEGVAQNLGAMLEDRFQHARFGEIRERAEAPLEQAVALMVRERLTSQKPPKSAQHLVDLWRPVIEQRAGRDLDQLAASIEDQRSFGLSVRRVLSALDMGEDLGSDTNNEETEQSDDQQAGGDDNEAFEGQRDESADSAQSQTTETAEADGETEADSIDAASGEFEAEEEGDLGEGDQAADAHRPPPKARTEVRAPDYQAFSRKFDETIAAEALCEPEELERLRAYLDKQLQNLSSVVGRLANRLQRRLLAQQNRSWEFDLEEGMLDSARLSRIVIDPQQPLSFKREKDMDFRDTVVTLLLDNSGSMRGRPITVAATCADILARTLERCGVKVEILGFTTRAWKGGQSREAWLQAGKPPSPGRLNDLRHIIYKAADAPWRRARKNLGLMMREGLLKENIDGEALDWAHKRLLARPEQRRILMMISDGAPVDDSTLSVNPGNYLERHLRYIIEEIETRSPVELIAIGIGHDVTRYYRRAVTIVDAEELGGAMTEKLAELFDEKAEPTPPQNRARTKRLPVVTMH
- a CDS encoding BolA family protein, with the protein product MSNEPNIAERIKQKLQAGLAPVSLAVVDDSHRHAGHAHAMEHAAKTGKVGETHFKVKVVSESFRGKSLVTRHRMVNDLLQDEFADGVHALSIDAKTPVD